CCCTGACCTATAAATCTTAAAGGAGGTAACATGAACAAAGGGGAATTGGTAGCAGCGATGGCCAAATCGGCCGACATCTCCAAAGCAGCAGCAGAAAAAGCCTTAAACTCTCTCATTGATTCAGTTACAAAGACTTTAAAAGGCGGCAAGAAAGTCACTCTCGTTGGTTTTGGAACATTCGGTACTGCGAAAAGAAAGAAAAGAACTGGTAGAAATCCACGTACAGGTAGCGCAATTGTTATTCCGGCAAGAAGAGTTCCCAAGTTTTCAGCCGGCGCAGCTTTAAAAAGTGCAGTGAAATAATAGTTTCTTAGGGTTGCTGACAACCTTCTAGTCAGGGTGAAAGAAATGAGGGGAGCAGAACAATGCTCCCCTTTTTTATTTAACCCACTTCATTATATTCTCTTATCCTGAATCCAACACCGATTGATTCAGCGATTGCGCGGCATTCCCCGACATCTATGTC
The DNA window shown above is from Candidatus Schekmanbacteria bacterium and carries:
- a CDS encoding HU family DNA-binding protein, producing the protein MNKGELVAAMAKSADISKAAAEKALNSLIDSVTKTLKGGKKVTLVGFGTFGTAKRKKRTGRNPRTGSAIVIPARRVPKFSAGAALKSAVK